From Glycine soja cultivar W05 chromosome 4, ASM419377v2, whole genome shotgun sequence, the proteins below share one genomic window:
- the LOC114408915 gene encoding U-box domain-containing protein 12-like: MAKCHQNNVGSIALDHRHSAKNATAAGHFRVLRRLIFDAVSCGGTSRYRYRQRGGDVSDGGDFSSAACHTEKEERSEKLSDLLNAAENKMAAAEEEKKKEEALAELKQVVKELREEDFRKQRIAAARVRSLAKEDSEARVNLAMLGAIPPLVGMLDSEDAHSQIASLYALLNLGIGNDANKAAIVKIGAVHKMLKLIESSGLDSSVSEAIVANFLGLSALDSNKPIIGSSGAIPFLVRTLTNLNDSKSTSQSQSQVKQDAMRALYNLSICQSNVSVVLETDLVWFLVSTIGDMEVSERSLAILSNLVSTPEGRKAISSVRDAIPILVDALSWTDSPECQEKASYVLMIMAHKAYGDRRVMIEAGIVSSLLELTLVGTTLAQKRASRILECLRIDKGKQVSGSYGGNFNLGVSAPICGSSSSSSKGCLVEEDGIMSEEKKAVKQLVQQSLQSNMIKIVKRANLRHDFVTSTHFASLTSKSLPF, encoded by the exons ATGGCAAAGTGTCATCAGAACAACGTCGGATCCATCGCTCTTGACCACCGCCACTCCGCCAAAAATGCCACCGCCGCCGGCCACTTCCGCGTGCTCCGCCGCTTGATCTTCGACGCCGTCAGCTGCGGCGGCACCTCTCGCTACCGGTATCGCCAGCGCGGTGGCGATGTCAGCGACGGCGGTGACTTCAGCTCAGCGGCGTGCCACACAGAGAAGGAGGAGAGGTCGGAGAAGCTATCGGATCTTCTGAACGCAGCGGAGAATAAAATGGCGGCGGCggaggaggagaagaagaaggaagaggcACTGGCGGAACTGAAGCAAGTGGTGAAGGAGCTGCGCGAAGAAGACTTTAGGAAGCAGCGAATCGCCGCTGCGAGAGTGAGGTCACTAGCGAAGGAAGATTCGGAAGCGAGAGTGAATCTCGCAATGCTCGGAGCAATTCCTCCTCTCGTCGGGATGCTCGATTCAGAAGACGCTCATTCTCAAATCGCATCGCTCTACGCATTGCTCAATCTCGGAATCGGCAACGATGC AAATAAAGCGGCTATAGTGAAAATTGGTGCGGTGCACAAGATGCTGAAGCTAATCGAATCGAGCGGTTTAGATTCGTCGGTGTCTGAAGCGATTGTTGCAAATTTCCTCGGATTAAGCGCTTTGGATTCGAACAAACCGATAATTGGATCCTCCGGTGCAATACCGTTCCTAGTTAGAACCCTAACGAATTTAAACGATAGTAAAAGCACGTCTCAATCCCAATCGCAAGTGAAGCAAGATGCTATGCGAGCTTTGTACAATCTCTCGATCTGTCAGAGCAACGTTTCAGTAGTTTTGGAAACAGATTTGGTTTGGTTTCTAGTGTCCACAATAGGAGACATGGAAGTGAGCGAGAGAAGTCTCGCGATTCTGAGCAATTTAGTGTCGACTCCGGAGGGTAGAAAAGCGATTAGCAGCGTTCGCGACGCGATTCCGATTCTTGTGGACGCGTTGAGTTGGACGGACTCGCCGGAGTGCCAAGAGAAGGCGTCGTACGTTTTGATGATAATGGCGCACAAAGCGTACGGTGACAGGCGGGTGATGATAGAGGCAGGGATAGTGTCGTCGCTGCTTGAGTTAACGCTCGTGGGAACCACGCTGGCTCAAAAGAGAGCCTCCAGAATATTGGAGTGTTTGAGGATAGACAAAGGGAAACAGGTTTCTGGAAGTTACGGTGGAAACTTTAACTTGGGTGTCTCTGCTCCTATTTGtggatcttcttcttcttcgtcgaAAGGGTGCTTGGTGGAGGAAGATGGGATCATGAGTGAGGAAAAGAAAGCGGTGAAGCAGTTAGTGCAGCAGAGTTTGCAGAGCAATATGATCAAGATTGTCAAGAGGGCTAACTTGCGTCACGATTTTGTTACATCTACCCATTTTGCTTCACTCACTTCCAAGAGTCTCCCATTTTGA
- the LOC114408917 gene encoding pentatricopeptide repeat-containing protein At4g39952, mitochondrial: MVIRMSKAYDAGELILVSKHIRTLDSLLRFHALTVTSGHSTNLFMASKLISLYDSLNNDPSSCSTLFHSLPSKDTFLYNSFLKSLFSRSLFPRVLSLFSHMRASNLSPNHFTLPIVVSAAAHLTLLPHGASLHALASKTGLFHSSASFVSLYSRCGRMDLARKVFDEIPKRDVVAWTALIIGHVHNGEPEKGLRCLRHVHGVVEDDEKPNAKTWEGGFLACGNLGAVSEGSCLHGVVVKNGVASFIQSSVLDMYSKCGVPREAYRSFCEVIHKDLLCWTSVIGVYARIGMMGECLRLFREMQENEIRPDGVVVCCVLSGFGNSMDVFQGKAFHGVIIRRYYVDDEKVNDSLLFMYCKFGMLSLAERIFPLCQGSGDGWNFMVFGYGKVGENVKCVELFREMQWLGIHSETIGIASAIASCAQLGAVNLGRSIHCNVIKGFLDGKNISVTNSLIEMYGKYGKMTFAWRIFNTSETDVVSWNTLISSHVHIKQHEEAVNLFSKMVREDQKPNTATLVVVLSACSHLASLEKGERVHCYINESGFTLNLPLGTALIDMYAKCGQLQKSRMVFDSMMEKDVICWNAMISGYGMNGYAESALEIFQHMEESNVMPNGITFLSLLSACAHAGLVEEGKYMFARMKSYSVNPNLKHYTCMVDLLGRYGNVQEAEAMVLSMPISPDGGVWGALLGHCKTHNQIEMGIRIAKYAIDLEPENDGYYIIMANMYSFIGRWEEAENVRRTMKERCSMGKKAGWSLL; this comes from the coding sequence ATGGTGATACGCATGTCGAAGGCTTACGATGCAGGTGAACTGATCTTGGTCTCGAAGCACATCAGAACCCTAGATTCCCTCCTCCGCTTCCACGCGCTGACGGTTACAAGCGGCCACTCCACGAACCTTTTCATGGCCTCAAAGCTGATATCTCTATACGACTCTCTGAACAACGATCCCAGTTCATGTTCCACACTCTTCCACTCTCTTCCCTCCAAAGACACATTCCTCTACAACTCCTTCCTCAAATCCCTCTTCTCCCGCTCCCTCTTCCCTCGCGTCCTCTCCCTCTTCTCCCACATGCGCGCCTCCAACCTCTCCCCCAACCACTTCACCCTCCCCATCGTCGTCTCCGCCGCCGCGCACCTCACGCTCCTCCCCCACGGCGCATCACTCCACGCCCTCGCTTCCAAAACCGGCCTCTTCCATTCTTCCGCTTCCTTCGTTTCACTCTACTCGCGCTGTGGCCGAATGGATCTTGCACGCAAGGTGTTCGATGAAATTCCCAAAAGGGACGTGGTTGCTTGGACTGCACTCATCATCGGGCACGTGCACAACGGGGAGCCTGAGAAGGGTTTGAGGTGTCTCCGTCACGTGCATGGGgttgttgaagatgatgagaaGCCCAATGCTAAAACGTGGGAGGGTGGGTTTCTCGCGTGTGGGAACCTCGGTGCTGTGAGCGAAGGCTCGTGTTTGCATGGGGTGGTTGTCAAAAATGGGGTTGCTTCTTTTATACAGTCTTCGGTTTTGGATATGTATTCCAAATGTGGGGTTCCTCGAGAAGCGTATCGGTCCTTTTGTGAGGTGATTCACAAAGATCTTCTGTGCTGGACGTCCGTCATCGGGGTTTATGCGAGGATTGGGATGATGGGGGAGTGTCTGAGGTTGTTTAGGGAAATGCAGGAAAATGAAATACGCCCAGATGGGGTTGTTGTTTGTTGTGTGCTTTCGGGCTTTGGTAATTCCATGGATGTGTTTCAAGGGAAAGCGTTTCATGGAGTCATTATAAGGAGATATTATGTGGATGATGAGAAAGTTAATGATTCGCTGTTGTTTATGTACTGCAAGTTTGGAATGTTAAGTTTGGCAGAGAGGATTTTTCCGTTGTGCCAAGGGAGTGGAGATGGCTGGAACTTTATGGTTTTTGGGTATGGTAAAGTAGGGGAGAATGTGAAATGTGTTGAGCTCTTCAGGGAGATGCAGTGGTTAGGTATTCATTCCGAAACAATTGGCATAGCTTCGGCAATTGCCTCATGTGCCCAGTTAGGAGCAGTTAATTTGGGTAGGTCGATTCATTGCAATGTGATAAAGGGTTTTTTGGATGGTAAAAACATTTCAGTCACCAACTCACTCATAGAGATGTATGGAAAATATGGTAAGATGACCTTTGCTTGGAGGATATTTAATACATCGGAGACGGATGTTGTATCATGGAACACTTTGATTTCATCTCATGTTCACATCAAACAGCATGAAGAGGCTGTAaatttatttagtaaaatggttAGGGAAGACCAGAAGCCCAATACAGCCACACTTGTGGTAGTGCTTTCAGCTTGTTCTCACCTTGCATCTCTAGAGAAAGGAGAAAGGGTTCACTGCTACATAAATGAAAGTGGTTTTACACTCAATTTACCTCTCGGCACGGCATTGATTGATATGTATGCTAAGTGTGGGCAACTGCAAAAATCAAGAATGGTATTTGACTCTATGATGGAGAAGGATGTGATTTGCTGGAATGCGATGATTTCAGGCTATGGAATGAATGGATATGCAGAATCTGCTTTGGAGATATTCCAACATATGGAGGAATCAAATGTTATGCCCAATGGAATTACCttcctctctcttctctcagCATGTGCCCATGCAGGGCTTGTTGAAGAAGGCAAATACATGTTTGCCAGAATGAAGAGTTATTCTGTGAATCCCAATTTAAAGCACTACACTTGTATGGTAGATCTTTTGGGAAGGTATGGTAATGTACAAGAAGCAGAAGCCATGGTCCTATCAATGCCCATTTCTCCGGATGGTGGTGTTTGGGGAGCTTTGTTAGGTCATTGTAAAACTCACAATCAAATTGAGATGGGAATAAGAATTGCGAAGTATGCTATTGACTTGGAACCAGAAAACGACGGCTACTATATAATCATGGCCAATATGTATAGCTTCATTGGGAGGTGGGAAGAAGCAGAAAATGTGAGAAGGACGATGAAAGAGAGGTGTTCAATGGGAAAGAAAGCTGGTTGGAGTCTGCTCTGA
- the LOC114408916 gene encoding chaperone protein ClpB4, mitochondrial-like, with protein MATRRTPTLTKSVFAAVTASRTSRSRSHSARRLFPAIPRASENSLSRSQIIDATNVASAKFLSRSFTRTFHATNPSLRSAASSQVAQTDFTDMAWEGIVGAVDAARVSKQQIVESEHLMKALLEQKDGLARRIFTKAGLDNTSVLQATEDFIAKQPKVTGDTSGPVVGSHFSSLLDNSRKYKKEMGDEYVSVEHLLLAFHSDKRFGQQLFKNLQLSEKALKDAVQAVRGSQRVTDQNPEGKYEALDKYGNDLTELARRGKLDPVIGRDDEIRRCIQILSRRTKNNPVIIGEPGVGKTAIAEGLAQRIVRGDVPEPLMNRKLISLDMGSLLAGAKYRGDFEERLKAVLKEVTASNGQIILFIDEIHTVVGAGATSGAMDAGNLLKPMLGRGELRCIGATTLNEYRKYIEKDPALERRFQQVFCSQPSVEDTISILRGLRERYELHHGVKISDSALVSAAVLADRYITERFLPDKAIDLVDEAAAKLKMEITSKPTELDEIDRAILKLEMEKLSLKNDTDKASKERLSKLENDLSLLKQKQKELTEQWDSEKVFMTRIRSIKEEIDRVNLEMEAAERDYDLNRAAELKYGTLMSLQRQLEEAEKNLSDFRNSGQSLLREEVTDLDITEIVSKWTGIPLSNLQQTEREKLVLLEQVLHKRVVGQDTAVKSVADAIRRSRAGLSDPNRPIASFMFMGPTGVGKTELAKALAGYLFNTENALVRIDMSEYMEKHAVSRLVGAPPGYVGYEEGGQLTEVVRRRPYSVVLFDEIEKAHHDVFNILLQLLDDGRITDSQGRTVSFTNCVVIMTSNIGSHYILDTLRSTQDDKTAVYDQMKRQVVELARQTFRPEFMNRIDEYIVFQPLDSEQISKIVELQMERVKNRLKQKKIDLHYTEKAVKLLGVLGFDPNFGARPVKRVIQQLVENEIAMGVLRGDFKEEDSIIVDADVTLSGKERSPLNKLLIKKLDSPDADAMVVND; from the exons CCCTCCCTCCGCTCCGCCGCAAGCTCTCAG GTGGCGCAGACGGACTTCACAGATATGGCATGGGAGGGGATTGTTGGTGCTGTTGATGCGGCGCGAGTTAGTAAACAACAAATTGTGGAGTCTGAGCACTTAATGAAAGCTCTTTTGGAGCAAAAGGATGGCTTGGCTAGAAGGATATTTACTAAGGCAGGATTGGACAACACGTCCGTTCTACAGGCTACTGAAGATTTTATAGCTAAGCAACCTAAG GTTACGGGTGACACTAGTGGTCCTGTAGTGGGCTCGCATTTTAGCTCCCTCTTGGACAATTCTCGAAAGTACAAGAAAGAAATGGGGGATGAGTATGTGTCTGTGGAACACCTTTTGCTAGCATTTCATTCTGATAAGAGATTTGGACAACAGTTGTTTAAGAATCTTCAGCTTAGTGAGAAAGCTTTGAAGGATGCTGTACAAGCTGTTCGGGGAAGTCAAAGAGTGACCGATCAAA ATCCAGAGGGGAAATATGAAGCATTGGACAAGTATGGAAATGATCTGACTGAACTTGCTAGGCGTGGCAAGCTTGATCCCGTCATAGGTCGAGATGATGAAATTCGGCGCTGTATCCAGATATTATCAAGGAGAACAAAAAACAATCCTGTTATTATTGGTGAACCTGGTGTGGGGAAAACTGCAATTGCTGAAGG ATTAGCTCAACGTATAGTGCGTGGTGATGTTCCAGAGCCATTGATGAATCGAAAG TTGATCTCCCTTGATATGGGTTCATTGCTTGCTGGGGCCAAGTATCGTGGAGATTTTGAAGAAAGGTTGAAAGCTGTCCTGAAGGAAGTTACAGCATCAAATGGgcaaataattttgtttattgatgAAATTCATACCGTTGTAGGTGCAG GGGCTACAAGTGGTGCAATGGATGCTGGGAACTTGTTGAAGCCAATGCTTGGACGAGGTGAACTTCGATGTATAGGAGCAACTACATTGAATGAgtatagaaaatatattgaaaaggaTCCTGCACTTGAGCGTAGATTTCAACAAGTGTTTTGCAGTCAACCATCTGTTGAAGATACAATATCCATTCTTCGTGGGTTGCGTGAACGCTATGAGTTGCATCATGGAGTCAAAATATCAGATAGTGCACTTGTTTCAGCAGCAGTTCTTGCAGATCGATACATTACAGAACGCTTCTTACCTGACAAAG CCATTGATCTTGTTGATGAAGCTGCTGCAAAACTGAAGATGGAGATCACCTCTAAGCCTACGGAATTGGATGAGATAGACAGGGCTATATTGAAATTGGAGATGGAAAAGCTCTCTTTGAAAAATGACACTGACAAGGCATCTAAAGAAAGATTAAGTAAGCTTGAAAACGATTTGAGTTTACTTAAACAGAAGCAAAAAGAATTGACAGAACAATGGGACAGCGAAAAAGTTTTTATGACTCGGataaggtcaatcaaagaagaG ATTGATAGAGTCAACCTAGAGATGGAAGCTGCTGAGCGTGATTATGACCTGAACCGTGCTGCTGAGCTTAAGTATGGAACTTTGATGTCCCTTCAGCGCCAATTAGAAGAAGCTGAAAAGAACCTAAGTGACTTCCGAAACTCTGGACAATCTTTACTCCGAGAAGAGGTCACTGACCTTGATATTACAGAGATTGTTAGCAAATGGACCGGTATACCATTATCAAACCTCCAACAAACAGAGAGAGAAAAGTTAGTCTTGCTGGAACAGGTTCTTCACAAGAGGGTGGTTGGTCAGGATACTGCTGTAAAATCTGTCGCTGATGCAATTCGCCGTTCAAGGGCTGGATTGTCTGATCCAAATCGGCCAATTGCAAGCTTCATGTTCATGGGTCCGACTGGTGTTGGCAAAACTGAGCTTGCCAAGGCTTTGGCTGGTTACTTGTTTAACACTGAAAATGCTCTTGTTAGAATTGATATGAGTGAGTACATGGAGAAACATGCTGTTTCACGTCTAGTTGGAGCCCCTCCTGGTTATGTTGGTTATGAAGAAGGCGGTCAGCTAACTGAAGTGGTCAGGAGAAGACCCTACTCTGTGGTACTATTTGATGAAATAGAGAAGGCACATCACGATGTCTTCAACATCTTGTTACAGTTGTTGGATGACGGAAGGATTACTGACTCTCAAGGAAGGACTGTTAGCTTCACAAATTGTGTTGTGATTATGACTTCAAACATTGGTTCTCATTACATACTTGACACTCTTCGTAGTACACAAGATGATAAAACTGCAGTCTATGATCAGATGAAAAGACAAGTTGTTGAGTTGGCTAGGCAAACTTTCCGTCCAGAGTTCATGAATCGCATTGATGAATATATTGTTTTCCAGCCTCTGGATTCCGAACAGATCAGCAAAATAGTGGAGCTCCAG ATGGAGCGAGTGAAAAACAGGCTCAAGCAGAAGAAAATTGATCTTCATTACACAGAAAAAGCTGTTAAACTTCTTGGTGTACTGGGTTTTGATCCAAATTTTGGAGCTAGACCAGTTAAAAGAGTGATACAGCAATTggttgaaaatgaaattgctatGGGAGTTCTAAGGGGAGATTTCAAAGAAGAGGACTCAATCATTGTTGATGCTGATGTGACTCTATCAGGCAAAGAACGTTCTCCTCTAAATAAACTGCTTATTAAGAAGTTGGACAGCCCTGATGCGGATGCCATGGTCGTCAATGATTAA